GTGGATATAGCGGGCCAGGCTGCGATAGGGCTCGCGCTGGGCCACCCATTCTTCCCATTGGATACGGGTGGCCAGGTCGGGCTCCAGCTCACCCCGCTGAAAGTAATCGGAAAAGCAGCGGATGCCGGTCTTGGCTTGCAGGGTCCAGCCTGCCTCTTCCAGCCAGCCATAGACAGTCTCAGGCCACAGCGGGCTGTGGGGTGTCAGGCTGTTGTGGCCGCCGTAACGGCCCTTTTCCAGATGCCTGAAGTTGCCGCGAATAAGGTGGTTAAAGTCGATGCTGTGGCGGTTATAGAACAGCAAGGACAGGTGGCCGCCGGGCTCGACCCTGTCCATGACCTGGGCCAGGGAGCCCTGTTGGTCTCCAAGCCACTCCAGCACCGCATGAAACAGCACCAGGGGATACTGGCCATTCACTTCTTGCAAGCTTTGCTGGCGACAGTCGATGTTGACCCCGGCCTCGGCAAAGGCGGCCTGGGCCTTGGCCAGCATCTGTGCCGATGGCTCGGTAAAGGTCACCTGGTGGCCTTGGCGGGCCAACAGCAGGCTGAAATCACCATTGCCGCCGCCGATATCCAGCACCGCCTGGGGCGCCGTCAGCAGCGCAGCCAGGTCACGCAGTACCAGGTGCTGGCGCAAGGCGCCTTTGTAGTTGTCGTAAATGCGGCGGCCGAACTTGGCCGCCAGGGTGCCATCAAAGATGCGGTCTGTCTTCATACGGGGTTGGGCACATCCACAAACCTGACCTCCAGGCCGAATTCCCCAGCCAGGTGTTCCCCCAGGGCCTTGATGCCGTAGCGCTCCGTGGCGTGGTGGCCGGCAGCAAAGTAGTGGATGCCGCGCTCGGCGGCGATATGGGTGGTGCGCTCCGACACTTCCCCTGAAATAAAAGCGTCCACCCCGGCGTCGGCCGCCAGGTCGATGTAATCCTGGGCGCCCCCCGTGCACCAGGCCACCGTCTCGATGCGTTCGGGGCCCCCTGGCAGATGCAGGGGCCTGCGCCCCAGTTTGGCCTCCAGGAAAGCGGCAAAATCGATGCTGCTCATGGGCACCGGCAAACGGCCTTTGAATACCAGGGCCTTGCCAAGGTCGTCATCCAAGCCGCTTTGCACATCCAATTCCAGCAACCGTGCCAGTTGGGCGTTGTTACCGAGGGCCGGGTGGGCATCCAGGGGCAGATGGTAGCCGGCCAGGTTGATGTCGTGCATCAGCAGGCTTTTGATGCGCTTGGCCTTGATGCCGGTGATGGTCTGGGATTCGTTTTTCCAAAAGTAGCCGTGGTGCACCAGCAGCAGTTGGGCACCCCAGGAGATGGCTTCATCGATAAGGGCCTGGCTGGCGGTGACCCCGGTCATGACTTTGGTGATTTCTTCGCTGCCTTCCACCTGCAGGCCGTTGGGGGCGTAATCGCGAAAGAGCCCCGTTTTGAGCAGGCCATCCAGATAGGTAAGCAATTGCTGACGTTCCATTGTTCCTCCTTTTTCAGCCTAGGTTAAATGAGGGTAACGCCAGAGAAAAGCCAGGTAATTAGACAGACGGGGTTAAAATAAGTATAAAATCTGCCGCTAAGGTTACTCCAAGACACCGAAGAAGAAAGGAAACGGCCATGGCCACTTTGGATAAAGACCAGGTATTGGCAGACTTC
This DNA window, taken from Gallaecimonas xiamenensis 3-C-1, encodes the following:
- a CDS encoding methyltransferase domain-containing protein is translated as MKTDRIFDGTLAAKFGRRIYDNYKGALRQHLVLRDLAALLTAPQAVLDIGGGNGDFSLLLARQGHQVTFTEPSAQMLAKAQAAFAEAGVNIDCRQQSLQEVNGQYPLVLFHAVLEWLGDQQGSLAQVMDRVEPGGHLSLLFYNRHSIDFNHLIRGNFRHLEKGRYGGHNSLTPHSPLWPETVYGWLEEAGWTLQAKTGIRCFSDYFQRGELEPDLATRIQWEEWVAQREPYRSLARYIH
- a CDS encoding Nif3-like dinuclear metal center hexameric protein, producing the protein MERQQLLTYLDGLLKTGLFRDYAPNGLQVEGSEEITKVMTGVTASQALIDEAISWGAQLLLVHHGYFWKNESQTITGIKAKRIKSLLMHDINLAGYHLPLDAHPALGNNAQLARLLELDVQSGLDDDLGKALVFKGRLPVPMSSIDFAAFLEAKLGRRPLHLPGGPERIETVAWCTGGAQDYIDLAADAGVDAFISGEVSERTTHIAAERGIHYFAAGHHATERYGIKALGEHLAGEFGLEVRFVDVPNPV